The genomic interval TGTTGTCAAAGAATAATCAAGATTTATAATATACTAGGGGAAGATGGGAATGTCCAATGAGGAAAAACAAGAAGGCAGTTATAATACTGCGAGTAGATAAAAGGAGAAACCACATAAAACATTATCGACTTTAAAGTAACTTCACCAGCGCCGCAACCACCACAGCCTGTGCAACGAGCATCCCGGCCATCCATTTGAAAAGGTCGGCTTTCGTCTTTTCAATTTCACGGAGAAGTTCCGATTTAGTTAACTCGATGTTTTTAGTAAGCTCTGACCGTAATTGTTCGATTTTTTGGGTCAACTCTGACCGCACCTGCTCAATGTTTTGGGTCAGCTCCGAATGCATCTGCTCGATGTATTTAGTCAATTCTGACCGCATCTGCTCAATGTCTTTTTGAATCAGAGCCACATCCAGTTTATTCGCCAGATCGCTTTCCGTGACATTTTTTATCACATTCGCGATGCTCTTCGCGGCTTCATCTGGCAGGCTGGAGGACCGTAACTGCTCGTAAATCTGCAATGTATCGATGGTCATTTCATTTTCCTTTTCAATCATTTGTTACAAAAACGGTCACTTT from Candidatus Latescibacter sp. carries:
- a CDS encoding DUF1640 domain-containing protein, whose amino-acid sequence is MTIDTLQIYEQLRSSSLPDEAAKSIANVIKNVTESDLANKLDVALIQKDIEQMRSELTKYIEQMHSELTQNIEQVRSELTQKIEQLRSELTKNIELTKSELLREIEKTKADLFKWMAGMLVAQAVVVAALVKLL